DNA from Hippoglossus hippoglossus isolate fHipHip1 chromosome 1, fHipHip1.pri, whole genome shotgun sequence:
agcaatataatgAAAGTATATTCTATATAATCCTTATGCACTGTGCAAGCACGGTGAGGAGATATAATTGATCTACGTCAgatgtgttaaatgttttgttgtttatcaagtgtttgtcattctgtGCCGATAAAGCAGAGTTTAAAACTACAACCTTCACTCATAAGCAAATAttagtctttaaacttaaaagaaatgtaTTCGCTGATACTTAAAAGTTTGAACTTATAAGGTTGCTAAATGAGCTCAAATCAGCTGATATGTCGTCCAGGCCTGTCATTCTCTTCTGAGTAGCAACCTGATTCTCGGCTTTAAAGATATAGTCCAAAAAACTAAACCCAATTTTGCACAACTACACTATTACCACAATCGTTGTGGCCTTAAAAATTGAATGTGTGGCTCACCATGAGTAAATTAATATAACTGATACCGGAACTTCAATGACATTGTTGAGACAGTTCAGGATCTTCACCAATTTCTTTTCCAGTTATACTTACACAAAAATTCAACAGCATCTACTTTTAGAAACAAGGAATATACATGAGAAAACGTGTATTATTGTGATTATAAGCCAACTGCAACGACCCACTTCTCGAATGTAGAGCGTAAAAGGACGAGAGGCTTCAGCCGCTCTTCTGACCTACTTCTACTAATGAAGCAGATTTTTCTGGACATGAAAAAAGACCTATTATCGTCTTCTCTATTTTCTCCATAGACATGTCAGACGTAGTTCCTCCAGAAGTGAGACCTAAACCTGCCGTCCCTGCCAAGCCCCCAAATGTGGGGGCTCCTTCCCCCTCCAGCCCCTTCCCACCCCAGGGGCCGGGCATGGGAGGAGGCGTCGGGGTCCCTGCTCCCCTTCCAAGTGGTATTCCAGTTCCAATCGGGAGTCATGGCCCCGTAGCCAGTCATGTTATTGGTCATGGCGTGGGCCACGGTGCGGCAAATAGTGGGGGTCACGCTGCAGCGCACAGCGGAGGTCATGGCCACACTGGCTCCCACAGCTCCGGTGGGGGGTCCACACTGCTGGGATACATTGGTATCGACACCATCATTGAGCAGATGAGGAAGAAAACCATGAAGACAGGATTTGACTTCAACATCATGATGGTTGGTAAGTCACAGTGGGATTCGTCTCTAGATCTTGTTCTTGgtggaaagaaaagaataaaaaaaaaaaaaaagtccttttACACCTGCACAGTTTCAGCatctcactttctctcacatGCGGggccctccctctcttctcagGTAACAGCGGTCTGGGAAAGTCGACTCTTGTCAACACCTTGTTCAAGTCCCAGGTGAGCAGGAGGAGCGCAGGATGGTCCCGTGATGACAAGATCCCCAAAACCGTGGAGATCAAATCAGTGTCTCATGGtgagtaaagagagagagagagagattcacaacatttgtgtgtgtgtgtgtgtggagagttgTGTAAACATATTCCTTTTCGTTTGTCTTATCAAATTTGTAAACATGTAATAGAATCTGTAAATATGTGCTGAGATTTACAAAAGCATATAGGAATCTGTAAGGAGGTTTGCAAGTGTCAAATTATACCAAGGGGCATACATGAGCGGTCCCCTGAATTTCTTGTAGGGGGGTCCTTGGTTGAGTAAAAACGGAGAACCTCTCCATAAAGACATGGCTGTCGACATCAGCTGTAATTTATAGCATTTGGTTGAGTGAAATTACGAACATTGACATTCTGTAACGTTATTTGTTCTAACTCCATCATGACTAATGATAGAATTTACTCAGCTGTCAGTACAGATTTTTCTTGGATCTACCGATTGGATTGCTGACAGCTTGAACTTGATGTAAAGGAATCAGTCCTGGGAGTAACACAGAACACATcgtgtgtgttcacacatacagtaaactGTAGGTGCATCAGAAAGTCTTTTAATGacctttatttaatttacattttgaaatgatctcTTCTGGCTCAGATTTGTTCCTACTTTCTCAGAGTGGAGACTTTAACCCAGCAAGTCTATGTTTGTCCATCTGTTCCATTTCCATTATAATAggacatttcaaatgaaaaacacatttagcagTTGGTAAAAGGAGGCGCGCCTTATCTCCATTATGCAAATAGGGGCTAGTTTCACAAAGAAATGAGAGATTGGTTTGTAGATTTAAGCTTTGTTAGTTTGTCTTGTCTAATACAAGTTAGACATTTAAATAATGGGGAAGATTTAAAGCCTGAAGCGTTGACAGTTTATTGAGAATGGTGTGAGGAATCATAATATTTGAACACACGACTGAATTTTCCTCATAAAACAtccgtgtgtttgtgaaattcTTCCATGACACGCGGGCTTCCTGCTGGAATAAACAGAACGGAGCAGCAACACTCAGAGTCCAGAGTCCTTAACTAGCGGCCGTTGTTTAGTAATCCATTTTAAAGCCATTGTGTATcccattttttaaaagtctgacAGTGGCCCCCCTCCCCTTATGCGACACTCTGGCAGAAAGCTTTGTACGACATTTAAGAAATCAGCTGGTGACTGTTCACTGTGTCACAGTGTTGTGCTTATCATGACATCTGGGACTGCTAATGTGGCAGATCTGGCATTCCAGTCGGGAGAGATTTAACAAATTTAACAATAAGGGTGCGGGACTGTGCATCTAGaatagaaccccccccccagggtctagacactggtggtggttgatgGAATAGAGAGAACACTGAAGATCTGAATGGGACGATGACTGGACTGGCTGATTGGGTTTGTGGCGAAAATCAGATCTGATTAACGAAAGCACATTCAACACAGTCAGCTGACCAGAAAAAAGCGAGGCGATCGAGACAGAGCATTGTGACAAAATGAGTCATAGACTCGACTCACGCTGAGCGCAATTAACATACAGTGTGTCCTTTATGATTTATCAGCACCGGAGTAACAGTGGTGATGTGTCCAACACTTGGACTGGACTCAGTGTTTCATGATCATACACACTCTGCCTCATTGGGCCCTGGTGGatgtatgcactctactgagaaCCATTCTACTgattttgtctgcgtttgtttgtttgtttgatcctTGTTTcaaggactgatatttatgactgtgtgaaatttggtgtggatccaaaatatggtttcataaggggactgttgggccttggcagagtgTGCAGTGCGCTAAGTGCCTTTCTAGTTTTTCATTATGTGGAAATGTCCAATAtcaaatacacattaaatacagaTGAGTTTTCTTGTTTTACAGTCATTGAGGAGGGTGGTGTGAAGATGAAGCTGACTCTCGTCGACACTCCAGGCTTTGGGGACCAAATCAACAACGACAACTGGTGGGTTCTCAATCTCCTGGATCAATAGAGCCTCAGAAATATCATCATTATTAACATATTACATAActacttttctgttttcatctttcaaaactgtattttttgttcAATTTCCCCCAAACGACTTTCTCAACTAACCTTTATTTCCCACGCTCACTTGTTTCTCTTGTATCTGAAGCTGGGAGCCCATTTCCAAGTACATCAATGAGCAGTATGAGAAGTTCCTGAAGGAGGAAGTCAACATCACCAGGAAAAAACGCATCCCCGACTTCAGGGTGCACTGCTGTCTCTACTTCATCTCCCCAACGGGACACTCGTGAGTTGAATAATCTTAATGTCAGAGCTAGAGATGAGTAGACTAGAGattccacacgcacacacacacaattattttaatGCCCAAAAGCCCGATATCACCTCTTTGTATTACAGACAACACACACCTCTATGTCTCCTCTGAACACTTTACAATTAGATGCGGCTGACAACTGTTAAATTGCTTTTTACTGGATAAACGGATACAGTCTGTTGTGAGTTACGGTCGCAGTATCTGATCCCTCTTAGCCAGGGGTAATCGAGACGGACAGGATGTTTTGTGTGCAGTCAAACAAGAACTGCGACATAACCTTTCTGCAGTTATAAGCCCCACTCTTCCAAAGCATCCACACTGTAAATCTTTTGTAATTGCTACAAGACCAGGGAAAGGTATGAGACATGTCAAATTAAATCCCTGTGCCTCCTTCTGCTATTTGTTACCCTGCGTGCAAGCTCTAGAGGagaatcggggggggggggggggggttcataaATCTACCTGCTAACTCACTTCCCTGTCTcctctgtcatctctctctTAGTCTTCGGCAGCTAGACCTGGAGTTCATGAAGCGCTTGAGTCACTCGGTCAACATTATCCCCGTCATTGCCAAAGCAGACACGATGACCATTGAGGAGCGACAGGAATTCAAACAGCGGGTGAGTTTGAGAAGATTGTCCCACTAAAGCTAGATGGTAATAAATCGGCTTATTGCAGGGAAACTAGTTTCAGTGTTAACATCATCTGACGTGTAAACGAGAAAAGTCAGCAGAGAAATACCAGAAACTGTTTCCATTACTTTGTTTAACCAGAGAATTGTCAAGATTTTCTTGGTCTTGGTCTTTACAGCTTCTCTAATCAATGTATGAAGCAAAATCTTATATTAACAATAACTCAATTGactatatataatatgaaatgAGTAGCTACAGAGAATAACCACCTATTGCTACAGTTCCCCTCAGCTCTACAGAGCGTCTATTAgctcctgatttttattttactggtCAAGACTAAAACCAATTACAGGTTGGAGTGAAGattagatacatttttttcagttggCTAGAAAAATGAATCCAATTGAATGCTAATGTTACTCTGCATCcactggatgtgtaaataagccGCGGTTTGTTCATCATATTGACTTAACAAGGTGATTATATGTCAatgctgtgtttttactgccctcaagtggccaaaaatataatttaatgcacgttaataaacagtttaaatgatctttataataaatgtctgttttgtgtatgtaaaaaatATCAACAGATATCAGCTTATTGGATTCATTAATTCAGAGTTATCAGTATCAAAACGGATTTGTACAGGTGtcagatgaaaataataataataataataataataactttctTTATTGAGCACCTTCTAGAACCTAAACCTGTGAACAAAATTACAAAGACAACCAACTAATACAATaacttttaaaagcaaaaacatcaaataatacAACGTTTAAAATAGTGATGAAGCACATTAAACAGTTGAAAGTAAAAGGATGAAGGATGAAGATTTGTTTGCGTCGTGTCTTTCTGTAGGTAAGAAAGGAGTTGGAGATGAGTGGGATTGAGTTTTACCCCCAGAAAGAGTTTGATGAGGACATGGAGGACAAGAGCGACAATGACAAGATCAGAGTAAGTGGTTCTGTtggttcttcttctctctctcaccctcatGCCTTGCTTCCTCTGAACATAATGTCAGGGCTCTGGGAAATGTTGTGcgtttgtttcatttcatgaacCTTGTGCGACTCTCTTCAGCCCAATGAACAGTGTTGAACGTCTGTCCACAGGAGGCGATGCCCTTTGCTGTGGTCGGCAGTGACAAAGAATATCAAGTGAATGGCAAACGGGTTCTGGGGAGGAAGACAGCGTGGGGAATCGTGGAAGGTGGGTGACACGGGGTTCTAAAGAAGTCCCATACAGTCATGATGTTGTTTATCTGAGgtaaaacacatgaaataagATATGACATTTGATTCTTTCCCTTTTTGTCGTTGTTGCAGTTGAAAATCCCAACCATTGTGAGTTTGCTCAGATGAGAGATTTCCTGATCAGGTAAGAAAAAGTGTTTTAAGTAGTAAGTATTGAAATTTCACGTTAAATCGATAAACTGGAAGAAAGGAGCAAATTAGAAGCTACGACATTTGATTAGGATTTGACTGATacattgatctttttttttcttccttagATGACCACATCAAAACCCTTATAACAGACTAATTTATCCTAAATCCAGCTCTTCTTTTGGAGTTGAATTTCAGCACTGTAAtaaactataaactataaaccatatttcaaaaacacattaacacagatGCCTCCCTGGTCCAAATAGATAAAATCCAGTAACATGCTCcctctgtgtttatgtatttctttttctcaggtCCCACCTCCAGGATCTGAAGGAGGTCACCCATAACATCCACTATGAAACTTACCGTGCCAAGAGACTGAACGAGAACGGAGGTCTACACCCAATAACCTCCAACGGCACCCAAGAAAGCAACCTGTAGTCAGTCAGGGGAAGAGTTTAGGCAgagtgaaaattaagttgtgcAATGAAGCTGATAGATGAAGCCACAGAATAATATCATCACATAGATCTGTAAAAATTAGTGTcacttaatttgttttttctcattccAAACTTCCAAACCATCAATTTAATCCTGAAACATATCAAAACCTTTCAGTTCGATTTCAGAGTCATTCCCCCAGAATATTTGGATGAAATGTGATTCCCACCCAGAGATTTAGTGCCATTATAAAGAGGAACATTTTATCTACTGCCAAAGTATTTTCACTCATCATTGTCTGGGTAGCATGAGCTTAGAAAGTGCCATGTTATTGTGTGTATAAGAGgcttatttttatgtttttgtgttgtgtagcaACTGATGTTTAAATTCAGACACATGATCTGCTTTGCTCTCAATATAAAAATCATAATTCCTGTGTAGCCAGTTGACTCTGTActtaggtgttttttttatcctcattTAGCCACTGCTCATTTGAAGAAACCCTGCGGCTCTGTTGTCAGGACGACTTAACAAACATTGCAAGCACGGCTCCTTCTGTACTCTGTTGGATTTGATCATTTTGAAATAGTTTGTGCAGACCTGCGAAATATGACCAGAGACAGCTGGAACAACAGGCACATGAAATGCAGTTCTGTGGGCAGCAGTGTGTGTAATGTCGGACTCCACAGGGTGCATGACTGAGCTCACTCCAGATTCTGTGACTCCAGGATTTACCAAAatagagcaaaacaaaaagttttGGACAGTACAGCTCAGGATCCTTTGTTGCACCACAGTGAGCACACAGGACAGAGGAGTCGTCCAATGCATTGGTGCTGTGTTCACCTAGTTGAcgatttgtttttacagtgatgGAGAATAATTATACAACGAatcagttgttttattattattaaatttaactttttagACAGACTAGAATGAGCTATTTTACCACTTAAATGAACTACATGCACCCAGTTTTAATGTTGAATTAAAAGCCTACAGTGGTTTCGTTcaaatttttttattcatatgaataaaaaatagTAGCATGGctaataaaaatctaatttcacaTAAAAACTCATCCAACAAGAATTGTCATATAtagtgaaaatgaatgaaaaattgTTGCTCtagtttattttagtttgctGATAAGTGCCATGCAAAGTTTTACTGAACGCAGCAGAATTCTGACCCAGACACAAGGACAGTATTGTGCTTGGTTTGGTGTTGAGTCCCGTTTAAACTTCCTCTTGTTCACCACTTGGTGGCAGCACTCTGCCGCATAAAAGCAATGACTGAACAGAACAACAAACAGGTTTTCAATCCAGCTTTGATTCATGCTGATTCTACAACTTcttttctgtgctttttttcATATATGAAACCTGATTTCATTTCCCagtgatatttaaaaagttCTGGTCCTTGGCTGCTGTCGGTAAAAACTACTATATCTCTCCAGATCCTTGTTTACATAAAGCTTT
Protein-coding regions in this window:
- the sept3 gene encoding neuronal-specific septin-3 produces the protein MSDVVPPEVRPKPAVPAKPPNVGAPSPSSPFPPQGPGMGGGVGVPAPLPSGIPVPIGSHGPVASHVIGHGVGHGAANSGGHAAAHSGGHGHTGSHSSGGGSTLLGYIGIDTIIEQMRKKTMKTGFDFNIMMVGNSGLGKSTLVNTLFKSQVSRRSAGWSRDDKIPKTVEIKSVSHVIEEGGVKMKLTLVDTPGFGDQINNDNCWEPISKYINEQYEKFLKEEVNITRKKRIPDFRVHCCLYFISPTGHSLRQLDLEFMKRLSHSVNIIPVIAKADTMTIEERQEFKQRVRKELEMSGIEFYPQKEFDEDMEDKSDNDKIREAMPFAVVGSDKEYQVNGKRVLGRKTAWGIVEVENPNHCEFAQMRDFLIRSHLQDLKEVTHNIHYETYRAKRLNENGGLHPITSNGTQESNL